One stretch of Cohnella algarum DNA includes these proteins:
- a CDS encoding response regulator transcription factor yields MTKILVVEDDPIIGEMLTLYLSEEQFEVERVESAGEGFAALSRFEPDVLILDLMLPDAEGTHLCSAFRERSKLPIIVTSMRTAVTDRIQAISAGADDYLCKPYSMQELKVRIQAVLRRMSPFYRDAGKPETHKERISLDFNRRTIVLDGKPIETTFSEYEMMKLFTQHPGRVFSREELLNAVRGIDSFVNERAMDVHITNLRKKLELNPKEPQHIKTVWGVGYKFEN; encoded by the coding sequence TTGACGAAGATTTTGGTCGTTGAAGATGACCCGATCATCGGAGAGATGTTGACGCTGTATTTGTCCGAAGAACAATTCGAAGTGGAACGCGTGGAAAGCGCGGGCGAAGGCTTTGCCGCCCTCTCCCGGTTCGAGCCGGACGTGCTGATTCTCGATCTTATGCTTCCCGACGCCGAAGGAACGCATCTTTGCTCGGCTTTCCGCGAACGTTCCAAGCTTCCGATCATCGTAACGTCGATGCGAACCGCGGTCACCGACCGCATTCAGGCGATCAGCGCCGGAGCGGACGATTACTTGTGCAAGCCTTACAGCATGCAGGAGTTGAAGGTGCGGATCCAGGCGGTGCTGCGCCGCATGTCTCCCTTTTACCGGGACGCGGGAAAACCGGAGACGCACAAGGAGCGAATCTCGCTGGATTTCAACCGCAGAACGATCGTGTTGGACGGCAAGCCGATCGAGACGACTTTTTCCGAGTACGAAATGATGAAGCTGTTCACCCAGCACCCGGGACGAGTATTCAGCCGGGAGGAATTGCTCAACGCCGTCCGGGGGATCGATTCTTTCGTCAATGAACGGGCGATGGACGTCCATATTACGAATTTAAGAAAAAAGCTGGAACTCAATCCGAAAGAACCGCAGCATATCAAAACGGTTTGGGGAGTCGGATACAAGTTCGAAAACTGA